One stretch of Xanthomonas sp. DAR 35659 DNA includes these proteins:
- the atpG gene encoding F0F1 ATP synthase subunit gamma, whose translation MAGGREIKSKIKSVQNTRKVTRALEMVSASKIRKAQDRMKTSRPYAQAMKQVIGHLAQASTDYTHPFLLQRETVKRVGYIVISSDRGLAGGLNNNLFRKMLGEVRQWQDKGAGIDVVTIGQKASVFFRRLKVDMVGSVSHLGDVPQLEQLIGVIKVMLDAFTEGKIDRVYLVYNRFVNTMTQKASFDQLLPLPAAESQVAHHDWDYLYEPDAATVLEHVMTRYIESLVYQAVLENVASEHAARMVAMKAASDNANKLISTLQLVYNKARQAAITQEISEIVGGAAAV comes from the coding sequence ATGGCAGGCGGACGCGAAATCAAATCCAAGATCAAGAGCGTGCAGAACACCCGCAAGGTGACGCGCGCGCTCGAGATGGTCTCGGCCTCCAAGATCCGCAAGGCGCAGGATCGGATGAAGACCTCGCGCCCGTATGCGCAGGCGATGAAGCAGGTGATCGGGCATCTGGCGCAGGCCAGCACCGACTACACGCATCCGTTCCTGCTGCAGCGCGAGACGGTCAAGCGCGTCGGCTACATCGTGATCTCCTCCGATCGCGGCCTGGCCGGCGGCCTGAACAACAACCTGTTCCGCAAAATGCTGGGCGAAGTGCGCCAGTGGCAGGACAAGGGCGCGGGCATCGACGTGGTCACCATCGGCCAGAAGGCCTCGGTGTTCTTCCGCCGGCTCAAGGTGGACATGGTCGGCAGCGTCAGCCACCTCGGCGACGTGCCGCAGCTTGAACAGCTGATCGGCGTGATCAAGGTGATGCTGGATGCGTTCACCGAGGGCAAGATCGACCGCGTCTATCTGGTCTACAACCGCTTCGTCAACACGATGACGCAGAAGGCCAGCTTCGACCAGTTGCTGCCGCTGCCGGCGGCCGAGAGCCAGGTCGCGCACCACGATTGGGACTACCTGTACGAACCCGATGCCGCGACCGTGCTCGAGCACGTGATGACGCGCTACATCGAGTCGCTGGTGTACCAGGCGGTGCTGGAGAACGTGGCGTCCGAGCATGCGGCGCGCATGGTCGCGATGAAGGCGGCCAGCGACAACGCCAACAAGCTGATCAGCACCTTGCAGTTGGTCTACAACAAGGCGCGCCAGGCCGCGATCACCCAGGAAATTTCCGAAATCGTCGGCGGCGCAGCCGCTGTGTAG
- a CDS encoding chorismate mutase, protein MPLSASGPRPCVHALTAVLASAMLMGCALPARSATPLEPLLDRIVERNAIGDQVALSKWDSGKPVLDAAREAAVLAGVRAQAPAHGVDADDAARFFGMQIESNKLVQYELLARWHLRGRAPDSPRPDLAALRARLDQLQGEMLDALQASAAVRQAPDCPATTARAAEAYALRWQLDQLHRTALVRSLGDFCR, encoded by the coding sequence ATGCCCCTGTCCGCTTCCGGTCCTCGTCCCTGCGTGCATGCGCTGACCGCTGTGCTGGCCAGCGCCATGCTGATGGGATGCGCCTTGCCCGCGCGCAGCGCCACCCCGCTGGAACCGTTGCTGGACCGCATCGTCGAGCGCAACGCGATCGGCGACCAGGTCGCGCTGAGCAAGTGGGACAGCGGCAAGCCGGTGCTGGACGCCGCGCGCGAGGCCGCGGTGCTGGCGGGCGTGCGCGCGCAGGCGCCGGCGCACGGCGTGGATGCGGACGATGCCGCGCGCTTCTTCGGCATGCAGATCGAATCCAACAAGCTGGTGCAGTACGAACTGTTGGCGCGCTGGCACCTGCGCGGCCGCGCGCCCGACAGCCCGCGCCCGGACCTGGCCGCGCTGCGTGCGCGCCTGGATCAACTGCAGGGCGAGATGCTGGATGCGCTGCAGGCCAGCGCCGCGGTGCGCCAGGCCCCGGATTGCCCGGCCACGACCGCGCGCGCGGCCGAGGCCTATGCGCTGCGCTGGCAGCTCGACCAACTGCACCGCACCGCGCTGGTGCGCAGCCTGGGCGATTTCTGCCGCTGA
- a CDS encoding GtrA family protein: MSLLRQGSQFVVIGLLQLLIDWSVFVAATAAGMPTIPANVLGRVCGALLGFWLNGRITFASDDAARLGWRRFGRFLAIWLMLTLLSTWLVTLCADALGLRLAWLAKPVVEGVLAVVSFFLGRHVVYR; the protein is encoded by the coding sequence ATGAGTCTGCTGCGCCAGGGCAGTCAATTCGTCGTGATCGGATTGCTGCAACTGCTGATCGACTGGAGCGTGTTCGTCGCCGCCACCGCCGCCGGCATGCCGACGATCCCGGCCAATGTGCTGGGCCGCGTGTGCGGCGCGCTGCTCGGCTTCTGGCTCAACGGCCGCATCACCTTCGCCAGCGACGACGCGGCGCGCCTGGGCTGGCGGCGCTTCGGCCGCTTCCTCGCCATATGGCTCATGCTGACCCTGCTCAGCACCTGGCTGGTGACGCTGTGCGCGGACGCGCTGGGCCTGCGCCTGGCCTGGCTGGCCAAGCCGGTGGTCGAAGGCGTGCTCGCGGTCGTGTCCTTCTTCCTGGGGCGGCATGTGGTGTACCGCTAG
- a CDS encoding right-handed parallel beta-helix repeat-containing protein: MQARDARWWMLVLLLIAAGAVQAQTYRLYLAPDGDDTATGTTAAAALKTLAEAQKRLQATPPPAQTEVEIVVAPGTYVGQSVRWTYRNAGAPLRIVAAPGAATMPHFDGRGGGTWFTLRGGGNQSTQLQFVGLEVSDYWMAMDLGSSNAAADGNAGNEIRGMRFTRIGGIHGQGNPAYSYAAIRLQNSRDNLIVGNQFSAIENSKETSGYIHALYLARHSTGNVVKDNGFTDVNGDVVRTRDASDATEVRGNRFVRAGKYAAFSDWFSLDQGECPSQGGRFLDNTVGAGYYGAIPATATTGADDACGALATPRIVESGTVRE; this comes from the coding sequence ATGCAGGCACGAGACGCGCGTTGGTGGATGCTGGTTCTGCTGCTGATCGCGGCCGGCGCCGTGCAGGCGCAGACCTATCGCCTGTACCTGGCGCCGGATGGCGACGACACCGCGACCGGCACCACTGCGGCGGCCGCGTTGAAGACCCTGGCCGAGGCGCAGAAGCGCTTGCAGGCGACGCCGCCGCCGGCGCAGACCGAGGTGGAGATCGTGGTCGCGCCGGGCACCTATGTGGGCCAATCGGTGCGCTGGACCTACCGCAACGCCGGCGCGCCGCTGCGCATCGTCGCCGCGCCGGGCGCGGCGACGATGCCGCATTTCGACGGCCGCGGCGGCGGCACCTGGTTCACCCTGCGCGGCGGCGGCAACCAGTCCACGCAGCTTCAGTTCGTCGGTCTGGAGGTCAGCGACTACTGGATGGCGATGGACCTGGGCAGCAGCAACGCGGCGGCCGACGGCAACGCCGGCAACGAGATCCGCGGCATGCGCTTCACCCGCATCGGCGGCATCCACGGCCAGGGCAATCCGGCGTACTCGTACGCGGCGATCCGCCTGCAGAACTCGCGCGACAACCTGATCGTCGGCAACCAGTTCAGCGCGATCGAGAACAGCAAGGAAACCTCCGGCTACATCCATGCGCTGTACCTGGCGCGGCATTCGACCGGCAACGTGGTGAAGGACAACGGCTTCACCGACGTCAACGGCGACGTGGTGCGGACCCGCGACGCCTCCGATGCCACCGAGGTGCGCGGCAACCGCTTCGTGCGCGCCGGCAAGTACGCCGCGTTCTCCGACTGGTTCTCCCTCGACCAGGGCGAATGCCCGTCGCAGGGCGGGCGTTTCCTCGACAACACGGTCGGCGCCGGCTACTACGGCGCGATTCCCGCCACCGCCACCACCGGCGCCGACGACGCCTGCGGCGCGCTCGCCACGCCGCGCATCGTCGAGAGCGGGACGGTGCGCGAGTGA
- the glmU gene encoding bifunctional UDP-N-acetylglucosamine diphosphorylase/glucosamine-1-phosphate N-acetyltransferase GlmU, whose product MSLPLHVVILAAGAGKRMKSAKPKVLHPIAGRPMLAHVIETARQLQPAAIHVVYGHGGEAVRAAFAAQPDLLWAEQVQQLGTGHAVQQAMGAIPDAATVLVLYGDVPLIRAETLLRLLHSPGRLAVLVAEPEDPSGYGRIVRDAAGKVAAIVEQKDADDEQRRIRTINTGIVTAESTALKRWLAQLRSDNAQGEYYLTDVFASATAEFTPAEMVLVADPTEAEGANDPWQLAQLERAWQLRAARALCEQGAYLLDPGRLDQRGRVRVGRDVRIDVNVVLEGDVELGDGVSIGPFVRLKDVVLGPGTEVRAHCDLDGVVTEGAVMIGPFARLRPGTVLADGVHVGNFVETKNAVLGVGSKANHLTYLGDATIGAGVNIGAGTITCNYDGVNKWPTTIGDDVFVGSNSALVAPLTIGSGATIGAGSVITRDAPAGQLTVARVRQSTHEEWKRPKKK is encoded by the coding sequence ATGAGCCTGCCCCTGCACGTCGTGATCCTTGCCGCCGGCGCGGGCAAGCGGATGAAGTCGGCCAAGCCCAAGGTGCTGCATCCGATCGCCGGTCGGCCGATGCTGGCGCACGTGATCGAGACCGCGCGCCAGTTGCAGCCGGCGGCGATCCACGTGGTCTACGGCCACGGCGGCGAGGCGGTGCGCGCCGCGTTCGCCGCGCAGCCGGACCTGCTGTGGGCCGAGCAGGTGCAGCAGCTGGGTACCGGCCATGCGGTGCAGCAGGCGATGGGCGCGATCCCCGATGCCGCCACCGTGCTGGTGCTGTATGGCGACGTGCCGCTGATCCGCGCCGAGACCCTGCTGCGCCTGCTGCACTCGCCCGGACGGCTGGCGGTGCTGGTGGCCGAGCCGGAGGACCCCAGCGGGTACGGCCGCATCGTGCGCGACGCCGCCGGCAAGGTCGCCGCGATCGTCGAGCAGAAGGACGCCGACGACGAACAGCGTCGCATCCGCACCATCAACACCGGCATCGTCACCGCCGAGTCCACCGCGCTCAAGCGCTGGCTGGCGCAGTTGCGCAGCGACAACGCGCAGGGCGAGTACTACCTCACCGACGTGTTCGCTTCCGCCACCGCGGAATTCACCCCGGCGGAGATGGTGCTGGTGGCCGATCCGACCGAGGCCGAAGGCGCCAACGATCCGTGGCAGCTCGCGCAGCTGGAGCGCGCCTGGCAACTGCGCGCCGCGCGCGCGCTGTGCGAGCAAGGCGCGTACCTGCTCGACCCCGGTCGCCTGGACCAGCGCGGCCGCGTGCGCGTCGGTCGCGACGTGCGCATCGACGTCAACGTGGTGCTGGAAGGCGACGTGGAGCTGGGCGACGGGGTCAGCATCGGTCCGTTCGTGCGGCTCAAGGACGTGGTCCTGGGGCCGGGCACCGAGGTGCGCGCGCATTGCGACCTGGACGGCGTGGTCACCGAGGGCGCGGTGATGATCGGTCCGTTCGCGCGGCTGCGGCCCGGCACGGTGCTGGCCGACGGTGTGCACGTGGGCAACTTCGTCGAAACCAAGAACGCGGTGCTCGGCGTCGGCAGCAAGGCAAACCATCTGACCTATCTCGGCGACGCGACGATCGGGGCCGGGGTCAACATCGGCGCCGGTACCATCACCTGCAACTACGACGGCGTGAACAAGTGGCCGACCACGATCGGCGACGACGTCTTCGTCGGCTCCAACAGCGCGCTGGTGGCGCCGCTGACGATCGGCAGCGGCGCCACCATCGGCGCCGGGTCGGTGATCACCCGCGATGCGCCGGCCGGCCAGCTCACCGTGGCGCGCGTGCGGCAGAGTACGCATGAGGAGTGGAAGCGGCCGAAGAAGAAGTAG
- a CDS encoding F0F1 ATP synthase subunit epsilon, whose protein sequence is MSTIRCDIVSAEHEIYHGDATLVVATGELGELGIAPKHAPLITRLKPGKVVVTTASGEQLDFAISGGILEVQPQVVTILADTAIRAQDIDEASVRKAKEDAERMLANRGEGMDVAEAQAKLAEVTAQLQALERLRKNLKH, encoded by the coding sequence ATGAGCACCATCCGTTGCGACATCGTCAGCGCCGAGCACGAGATCTACCACGGTGACGCCACCCTGGTGGTCGCCACCGGCGAGCTGGGCGAGCTGGGTATCGCGCCCAAGCACGCGCCGTTGATCACCCGGCTCAAGCCCGGCAAGGTGGTGGTGACCACCGCCAGCGGCGAGCAGCTGGATTTCGCCATTTCCGGCGGCATCCTCGAGGTGCAGCCACAGGTGGTGACCATCCTGGCCGATACCGCGATCCGCGCCCAGGACATCGACGAGGCGTCGGTGCGCAAGGCCAAGGAAGATGCCGAGCGCATGCTCGCCAACCGCGGCGAAGGCATGGACGTGGCCGAGGCGCAGGCCAAGCTGGCCGAGGTCACCGCGCAGTTGCAGGCGCTGGAACGCCTGCGCAAGAACCTCAAGCACTGA
- the atpD gene encoding F0F1 ATP synthase subunit beta, with protein sequence MSQGKIVQIIGAVVDVEFARADVPKIYDALKVEGTAITLEVQQQLGDGVVRTIALGSTDGLKRNLIATNTGRAISVPVGAGTLGRIMDVLGRPIDEAGDVQASDHWEIHRAAPTYEDQSSATELLETGIKVIDLMCPFAKGGKVGLFGGAGVGKTVNMMELINNIAKAHSGLSVFAGVGERTREGNDFYHEMKDSNVLDKVAMVYGQMNEPPGNRLRVALTGLTMAEYFRDEKDASGKGKDVLLFVDNIYRYTLAGTEVSALLGRMPSAVGYQPTLAEEMGVLQERITSTKSGSITSIQAVYVPADDLTDPSPATTFAHLDATVVLSRNIASLGIYPAVDPLDSTSRQLDPNVIGHEHYDTARRVQSTLQKYKELKDIIAILGMDELSEEDKQAVSRARKIERFFSQPFHVAEVFTGSPGKYVSLKDTIRGFKAIVDGEYDHLPEQAFYMVGGIEEAVEKAKKMAEKA encoded by the coding sequence ATGAGTCAGGGCAAGATCGTTCAGATCATCGGCGCGGTCGTCGACGTCGAATTCGCGCGTGCCGATGTGCCGAAGATTTACGACGCACTGAAGGTCGAAGGCACCGCCATCACGCTGGAAGTGCAGCAGCAGCTGGGCGACGGTGTCGTGCGCACCATCGCCCTCGGTTCCACCGACGGCCTCAAGCGCAACCTGATCGCCACCAACACCGGTCGCGCGATCTCGGTGCCGGTCGGTGCCGGCACGCTGGGCCGCATCATGGACGTGCTGGGTCGCCCGATCGACGAAGCCGGCGACGTGCAGGCCAGCGACCACTGGGAAATCCACCGCGCGGCGCCGACCTACGAGGACCAGTCCTCGGCCACCGAGCTGCTGGAAACCGGCATCAAGGTCATCGACCTGATGTGCCCGTTCGCCAAGGGCGGCAAGGTCGGCCTGTTCGGCGGCGCCGGCGTCGGCAAGACCGTCAACATGATGGAACTGATCAACAACATCGCCAAGGCGCACTCGGGTCTGTCCGTGTTCGCCGGCGTGGGCGAGCGTACCCGCGAGGGCAACGACTTCTACCACGAGATGAAGGACTCCAACGTCCTGGACAAGGTGGCGATGGTGTACGGCCAGATGAACGAGCCGCCGGGCAACCGCCTGCGCGTCGCGCTGACCGGCCTGACCATGGCCGAGTACTTCCGCGACGAGAAGGACGCCTCGGGCAAGGGCAAGGACGTGCTGCTGTTCGTCGACAACATCTACCGCTACACCCTGGCCGGTACCGAAGTGTCGGCGCTGCTGGGCCGCATGCCGTCGGCGGTGGGCTATCAGCCGACCCTGGCCGAGGAAATGGGCGTGCTGCAGGAGCGCATCACCTCGACCAAGTCCGGCTCGATCACCTCGATCCAGGCCGTGTACGTGCCCGCGGACGACCTGACCGACCCGTCGCCGGCGACCACCTTCGCCCACCTCGACGCCACCGTCGTGCTGTCGCGTAACATCGCCTCGCTGGGTATCTATCCGGCGGTGGATCCGCTCGATTCGACCAGCCGTCAGCTGGACCCGAACGTGATCGGCCACGAACACTACGACACCGCCCGCCGCGTGCAGTCCACCTTGCAGAAGTACAAGGAACTGAAGGACATCATCGCGATCCTGGGCATGGACGAGCTGTCCGAAGAGGACAAGCAGGCCGTGTCGCGCGCGCGCAAGATCGAGCGCTTCTTCAGCCAGCCGTTCCACGTGGCCGAAGTGTTCACCGGCTCGCCGGGCAAGTACGTGTCGCTGAAGGACACCATTCGCGGCTTCAAGGCCATCGTCGACGGCGAGTACGACCACCTGCCGGAGCAGGCCTTCTACATGGTCGGCGGCATCGAGGAAGCGGTCGAGAAGGCCAAGAAGATGGCCGAGAAGGCGTAA
- a CDS encoding sensor histidine kinase — MKLRRSFTVDLFLRLLPVLALAAAMPWLLAYWMDRGWEVVACSALLLLALMWWTLRRATAPMRSLFRALAGTVSSYRDGEYNFGVHWRGDDELGEMVVAHRQLGEILREQRQGLAQRELMLDTMVQNTPVAMLLTSSGGDGLRRVVFSNLAARKLLRGGWKLEGQRLDDLLLDMPPALREAVARGGDSLFTIVDEDDPEEEQVYHLSRRRFRLNGRPHDLLLIRLLTAELRRQEVHTWKKVIRVISHELNNSLAPIASLAHSGAELVRRQKVERLEEVFGTIEERARHLEGFIRGYARFAKLPQPQLQTVAWAQFLGGLQQQIPFVLELEAPDLHSRVDPAQLQQALLNLVKNAHESSPEGQAPADSVRIRVSTRPEWLRIEVLDRGSGMNEAVLHNALMPFYSTKRNGTGLGLALTREIIEAHGGRLSLQNRDEGGLCVAVQLPLTPAS; from the coding sequence ATGAAGCTGCGTCGCTCCTTCACCGTCGACCTGTTCCTGCGCCTGCTGCCGGTGCTGGCGCTGGCGGCGGCGATGCCGTGGCTGCTGGCGTACTGGATGGACCGCGGCTGGGAAGTGGTGGCCTGCTCGGCGCTGCTGTTGCTGGCGCTGATGTGGTGGACGCTGCGCCGCGCCACCGCGCCGATGCGCTCGCTGTTCCGCGCCCTGGCCGGCACCGTCAGCAGCTACCGCGATGGCGAATACAACTTCGGCGTGCACTGGCGCGGCGACGACGAACTCGGCGAAATGGTGGTCGCCCACCGCCAGTTGGGCGAGATCCTGCGCGAACAGCGCCAGGGCCTGGCGCAGCGCGAACTGATGCTCGACACCATGGTGCAGAACACGCCGGTGGCGATGCTGCTGACCTCCAGCGGTGGCGACGGCCTGCGCCGCGTGGTGTTCTCCAACCTGGCCGCGCGCAAGCTGCTGCGCGGCGGCTGGAAGCTGGAGGGCCAGCGCTTGGACGACCTGCTGCTGGACATGCCGCCGGCGCTGCGCGAAGCGGTCGCGCGCGGCGGCGACAGCCTGTTCACCATCGTCGACGAGGACGACCCGGAAGAGGAGCAGGTCTACCACCTGTCGCGGCGCCGTTTCCGCCTCAATGGCCGCCCACACGACCTGCTGCTGATCCGCCTGCTCACCGCCGAACTGCGCCGGCAGGAAGTGCACACCTGGAAGAAGGTGATCCGGGTCATCAGCCACGAATTGAACAACTCGCTGGCGCCAATCGCCTCGCTGGCCCACTCCGGCGCCGAACTGGTGCGCCGGCAGAAGGTGGAGCGGCTGGAGGAAGTGTTCGGCACCATCGAGGAGCGCGCGCGGCATCTGGAGGGCTTCATCCGCGGCTACGCGCGCTTCGCCAAGCTGCCGCAGCCGCAGTTGCAGACCGTGGCGTGGGCGCAGTTCCTCGGCGGGCTGCAGCAGCAGATCCCGTTCGTGCTGGAACTGGAAGCGCCCGACCTGCACAGCCGGGTCGATCCGGCGCAACTGCAGCAGGCGCTGCTCAACCTGGTCAAGAACGCGCACGAATCCAGCCCCGAAGGCCAGGCGCCGGCCGACAGCGTGCGCATCCGCGTCTCCACCCGCCCGGAATGGCTGCGCATCGAAGTGCTGGACCGCGGCAGCGGCATGAACGAAGCGGTGCTGCACAACGCGCTGATGCCGTTCTATTCGACCAAACGCAACGGCACCGGCCTGGGCCTGGCGCTGACCCGCGAAATCATCGAGGCGCACGGCGGCCGCCTGTCGCTGCAGAACCGCGACGAAGGCGGACTGTGCGTGGCGGTGCAACTGCCGCTGACGCCGGCAAGCTAG
- the atpA gene encoding F0F1 ATP synthase subunit alpha: MATTLNPSEISELIKNRIEQVKLAAESRNEGTVTSVSDGIVRIFGLADVMQGEMIELPNDTYALALNLERDSVGAVVLGDYENLREGDVAKTTGRILEVPVGKELLGRVVNALGEPIDGKGPLGTSQSAPVERVAPGVIWRKSVDQPVQTGYKSVDAMIPIGRGQRELVIGDRQTGKTALAIDAVINQKNTGIKCVYVAIGQKASTVANIVRKLEENGALAHTIVVAATASESAAMQYISAYAGCTMGEYFMDRGEDALIVYDDLSKQAVAYRQISLLLKRPPGREAYPGDVFYLHSRLLERAARVSEEYVEQFTKGEVKGKTGSLTALPIIETQAGDVSAFVPTNVISITDGQIFLETDLFNAGIRPAVNAGISVSRVGGAAQTKIIKKLSGGIRISLAQYRELAAFAQFASDLDEATRKQLERGQRVTELMKQKQYLPMSIANQALSIYAVNEGFLDDVPVNKLLAFEEGLHAHFANTQGDLIAKVNDTGDWNGDIEAAFKKGIGEFKTTGSW, translated from the coding sequence ATGGCAACCACGCTCAACCCCTCCGAAATCAGCGAACTGATCAAGAACCGCATCGAGCAGGTCAAGCTGGCCGCGGAGTCGCGCAACGAAGGCACGGTCACCAGCGTGTCCGACGGCATCGTGCGCATCTTCGGCCTGGCCGACGTGATGCAGGGCGAAATGATCGAACTGCCGAACGACACCTACGCCCTGGCGCTGAACCTGGAGCGCGACTCGGTCGGCGCGGTGGTGCTCGGCGACTACGAGAACCTGCGCGAAGGCGACGTGGCCAAGACCACCGGCCGCATCCTGGAAGTGCCGGTCGGCAAGGAACTGCTGGGCCGCGTGGTCAACGCGCTGGGCGAGCCGATCGACGGCAAGGGCCCGCTGGGCACCAGCCAGAGCGCGCCGGTGGAGCGCGTGGCGCCGGGCGTGATCTGGCGCAAGTCGGTCGACCAGCCGGTGCAGACCGGCTACAAGTCGGTCGACGCGATGATTCCGATCGGCCGCGGCCAGCGCGAGCTGGTCATCGGCGACCGCCAGACCGGCAAGACCGCGCTGGCCATCGACGCGGTGATCAACCAGAAGAACACCGGCATCAAGTGCGTGTACGTGGCGATCGGGCAGAAGGCCTCGACCGTGGCCAACATCGTGCGCAAGCTGGAAGAGAACGGCGCGCTGGCCCACACCATCGTGGTCGCCGCGACCGCCTCCGAATCGGCGGCGATGCAGTACATCAGCGCCTACGCCGGCTGCACCATGGGCGAGTACTTCATGGACCGTGGCGAAGACGCGCTGATCGTGTACGACGATCTGTCCAAGCAGGCCGTGGCCTACCGCCAGATCTCGCTGCTGCTGAAGCGCCCGCCGGGCCGCGAAGCCTACCCGGGCGACGTGTTCTACCTGCACAGCCGCCTGCTGGAGCGCGCCGCGCGCGTGTCCGAGGAGTACGTGGAGCAGTTCACCAAGGGCGAGGTCAAGGGCAAGACCGGTTCGCTGACCGCGCTGCCGATCATCGAGACCCAGGCCGGCGACGTGTCCGCGTTCGTGCCGACCAACGTGATCTCGATCACCGACGGCCAGATCTTCCTGGAAACCGACCTGTTCAACGCCGGCATCCGCCCGGCGGTGAACGCCGGCATCTCGGTGTCGCGCGTCGGCGGCGCCGCGCAGACCAAGATCATCAAGAAGCTCTCCGGCGGCATCCGCATCTCGCTGGCGCAGTACCGCGAGCTGGCGGCGTTCGCGCAGTTCGCCTCGGACCTGGACGAAGCTACCCGCAAGCAGCTCGAGCGCGGCCAGCGCGTCACCGAGCTGATGAAGCAGAAGCAGTACCTGCCGATGTCCATCGCCAACCAGGCGCTGTCGATCTACGCGGTCAACGAAGGCTTCCTGGACGACGTGCCGGTCAACAAGCTGCTGGCGTTCGAAGAGGGCCTGCACGCCCACTTCGCCAACACCCAGGGCGACCTGATCGCCAAGGTCAACGACACCGGCGACTGGAACGGCGATATCGAGGCCGCGTTCAAGAAGGGCATCGGCGAGTTCAAGACCACGGGCAGTTGGTAA